Proteins from one Pithys albifrons albifrons isolate INPA30051 chromosome 2, PitAlb_v1, whole genome shotgun sequence genomic window:
- the FLRT3 gene encoding leucine-rich repeat transmembrane protein FLRT3 — MISVTWSIFLVWTKIGLLLDMAPCSVSAKPCPSVCRCDVGFIYCNDRDLTSIPTGIPEDATTLFLQNNQINNAGIPSELKNLLRVERIYLYHNSLDEFPTNLPKYVKELHLQENNIRTITYDSLSKIPYLEELHLDDNSVSAVSIEDGAFRDNIYLRLLFLSRNHLSTIPWGLPKTIEELRLDDNRISTISEPSLQDLTNLKRLVLDGNLLNNHGLGDKVFMNLVNLTELSLVRNSLTAAPVNLPGTNLRKLYLQENHINRVPPNAFSYLRQLYRLDMSNNNLSNLPQGVFDDLDNITQLFLRNNPWHCGCKMKWVRDWLQSLPLKVNVRGLMCQAPEKVRGMAIKDLSAELFDCKDDGVISTIQSTTTVPNTLYPAQGHWPVSVTKQPDIKTPNLNKNYRTTASPVRKIITIFVKSVSTETIHISWKVALPMTALRLSWLKMGHSPAFGSITETIVTGDRSDYLLTALEPESPYRVCMVPMETSNLYLSDETPECIETETAPLKMYNPTTTLNREQEKEPYKNSSLPLAAIIGGAVALVAIALLALVCWYVHRNGSLFSRNCAYSKGRRRKDDYAEAGTKKDNSILEIRETSFQMIPITNDQVSKEEFVIHTIFPPNGMNLYKNSHSESSSNRSYRDSGIPDSDHSHS, encoded by the coding sequence ATGATTAGTGTAACCTGGAGCATCTTCCTAGTTTGGACTAAAATAGGGCTGTTACTTGACATGGCACCTTGTTCTGTTAGTGCCAAACCCTGCCCTTCAGTTTGTCGCTGTGATGTGGGTTTCATATATTGTAATGATCGCGATTTGACGTCTATTCCTACAGGAATCCCAGAGGATGCAACTACCCTCTTCCTTCAGAACAATCAAATAAATAATGCTGGGATTCCTTCAGAACTGAAGAACTTGCTTAGGGTGGAAAGAATATATTTATACCACAACAGCCTAGATGAATTCCCCACTAACCTCCCTAAGTATGTTAAGGAACTGCATTTGCAGGAGAATAATATAAGGACCATTACTTATGATTCGCTTTCAAAAATTCCTTATCTGGAAGAACTGCATTTGGATGATAATTCCGTTTCCGCCGTCAGCATTGAGGACGGAGCTTTCCGGGACAACATCTATCTCagacttctttttctctctcgAAATCACCTTAGCACCATTCCCTGGGGTTTGCCTAAAACCATAGAAGAGCTACGCTTGGATGATAATCGCATTTCCACAATTTCTGAGCCGTCCCTTCAAGACCTTACAAATCTAAAACGCCTTGTTTTAGACGGAAATCTTCTAAATAATCACGGATTAGGAGACAAAGTCTTCATGAATCTAGTCAATCTTACAGAGCTGTCATTGGTCCGCAACTCCCTCACAGCTGCACCAGTAAATTTGCCGGGAACAAACCTAAGGAAGCTTTATCTCCAAGAAAACCACATCAACCGTGTGCCACCCAACGCGTTCTCTTACCTACGGCAGCTCTATCGACTAGACATGTCCAACAACAATCTCAGCAATTTACCTCAGGGTGTCTTCGATGACCTGGACAACATCACTCAACTTTTCCTTCGCAACAACCCTTGGCACTGCGGGTGCAAAATGAAGTGGGTACGCGACTGGTTACAGTCATTGCCTTTAAAAGTGAACGTGCGTGGACTGATGTGCCAGGCCCCCGAGAAAGTGCGCGGGATGGCCATCAAGGACCTCAGTGCGGAGCTGTTTGATTGTAAGGACGATGGTGTCATAAGCACCATCCAAAGCACCACCACGGTACCAAACACTCTGTACCCGGCCCAGGGGCACTGGCCGGTTTCTGTGACCAAACAACCAGACATCAAGACTCCGAACCTAAATAAAAACTACAGAACCACGGCGAGTCCGGTACGCAAAATCATCACGATCTTTGTGAAATCCGTAAGCACCGAGACCATCCACATCTCCTGGAAAGTTGCACTGCCCATGACTGCTCTGAGACTGAGCTGGCTCAAGATGGGCCACAGCCCTGCCTTTGGATCTATAACTGAAACAATAGTTACGGGTGACAGAAGCGACTATTTGCTGACGGCTCTCGAGCCAGAGTCGCCCTACCGTGTGTGCATGGTTCCCATGGAAACCAGCAACCTCTATCTCTCCGACGAAACGCCCGAGTGCATCGAGACCGAGACGGCTCCTCTCAAGATGTACAACCCCACCACCACCCTCAACcgggagcaggagaaagaacCTTACAAAAACTCCAGCCTGCCCTTGGCTGCCATCATCGGTGGCGCGGTGGCGCTGGTGGCCATCGCGCTGCTGGCCCTGGTCTGCTGGTACGTCCACAGAAACGGGTCCCTGTTCTCCCGGAACTGCGCCTACAGCAAGGGACGCCGGAGAAAAGACGACTACGCCGAAGCAGGAACCAAGAAAGACAACTCCATCCTGGAAATCAGGGAGACTTCTTTCCAGATGATACCAATAACCAATGACCAAGTGTCCAAGGAGGAGTTTGTAATACACACCATTTTCCCACCCAACGGCATGAATCTGTACAAGAACAGCCACAGTGAAAGCAGTAGTAACAGGAGCTACAGAGACAGTGGTATTCCAGATTCAGATCATTCACACTCATGA